A genomic segment from Fusarium fujikuroi IMI 58289 draft genome, chromosome FFUJ_chr04 encodes:
- a CDS encoding related to DNA damage checkpoint protein has product MTDSQMLAQAGSNETQDSQPIFEAYRAEFGVGTLSSSPPKYLSSSKISTTSPKQIPSPASEVVVPSSDPTVIDLAVTATAVHHDALSDKARPGGPTTENDDPSHWDTTRVALTHSKKQSVTLEADVVNGVAQGLQDRVNSNSNVNLSVRVPTTVIKPKHLANLSARHDSPQPQSVQDNAPKPLIKCFKPPASALTAALRKMDYSQQTPTQVNDDRDYSEYCDIVPSSPVNGDTQPASHEPRTLQDDDTGAVNLANMSELGRPSSQISEDAGFDNTRGDWRHPDGTSQLNNGQTPHRPHAPTFETPAVPKNPFAARPSIAAPLAGSQLFGQTQFSSAIKHISPTSSRPSPKLFHSISPNIIETSPLKNRANVSSPSDIRTSSPQRRLHDIPETSLQDLDGGPIRAATPVNDQSTAGEMIPESPPSTDPTPRAKAPSSSNATEPMAHYEPMKKSQERKSMENFVIAPWDFDDDSDDAIRRLERRKKIERKKAQAAEEMGRVSFTPKIRRNSAEQPSRKKRRVLPLEEHETNPKPSPKTDGGKGQELPPLVIDSQKGLVASNETLPVTSTKATPGNSAPGNPQIDHDGDIVLVDADKAVVDDDMIPATSPAPSLPPTAPVEQPPPSEPELPQLRVEDEGLPQGPNEHSEPSSLPPARKRTTRTYGRAARQKRRNPFLSSSFSDGLMSDLDPKPTPISSPLQNVAAVSMIEEEPEEELPLSRTAEDKSEKKSASRSRKSARDVYADLPPPMTTRSRRSDRADTAPVTPLASRSVGQIPPTSSSLSILSTTPLPSDKTTPGTPDSPGSERPDSVILPSSRGSRDCHKEEAGKGSKTGSPQPAKRAARVSKRFSYLDSDSTDELHLSPAASVLERSMVHSKSSRSFKQSFAQTHRVGRLFEGMVFAISFSDQFKAQERKKLATKITQSGGIILAEGFQDMFEHSSIMNATDPVMDEQDSLQLTKHISESGFTALIADKHSRKVKYMQALALGLPCLAPQWITTCFNKGAIVDWEPYVLCAGASTVLGEAIRSRILAPYSATEAKLAEVIQQRPRLLDGQRVLVVIDSKKSRNEAKEPYIFLAAVLGPSISRVFSTQQARELLLEHQKAGTPFDWLYLDKGTGTIDAVLAPTETTGNKKRRRSTTNQPRIENIRVLSDELVIQSLILGRMVEDDEMYT; this is encoded by the exons ATGACAGACTCGCAGATGCTTGCTCAGGCAGGCAGCAATGAGACGCAGGACAGCCAGCCCATTTTCGAGGCCTACAGGGCTGAGTTTGGTGTCGGCACG CTCAGTAGTTCGCCTCCCAAATACCTTTCATCTTCGAAAATAAGCACGACAAGCCCGAAACAGATCCCTTCACCTGCGAGCGAAGTAGTTGTTCCATCATCCGACCCGACAGTCATCGATTTAGCAGTAACAGCTACTGCTGTTCACCACGACGCGTTATCGGACAAAGCGCGTCCAGGGGGTCCCACTACGGAGAATGACGATCCGTCGCACTGGGACACGACCAGGGTGGCACTGACACATTCGAAAAAGCAAAGTGTAACTCTCGAGGCAGACGTGGTGAATGGCGTTGCACAGGGCCTCCAAGATCGCGTCAATTCGAACAGCAACGTGAATCTGAGCGTTAGGGTGCCAACTACAGTGATCAAGCCAAAACACCTTGCCAACTTATCCGCGCGCCATGACAGCCCGCAGCCGCAATCAGTGCAAGACAATGCACCCAAGCCTCTAATCAAGTGTTTCAAGCCGCCGGCCAGTGCTCTAACTGCCGCCTTGCGCAAAATGGACTATTCTCAACAGACCCCGACACAGGTGAACGATGATCGTGATTACAGCGAATACTGTGATATTGTACCTTCGAGCCCTGTCAACGGCGATACTCAACCCGCCTCTCACGAACCTCGAACCCTTCAGGATGATGATACAGGGGCCGTGAATCTTGCGAACATGAGCGAGCTGGGCCGGCCTTCCTCTCAAATATCAGAGGATGCAGGTTTCGACAATACTAGAGGTGACTGGAGACATCCTGACGGGACCTCACAATTGAATAACGGTCAAACCCCGCACCGCCCTCACGCTCCCACCTTCGAGACGCCTGCTGTACCCAAGAACCCATTTGCTGCGAGACCTAGCATCGCCGCGCCTCTGGCCGGCAGTCAATTGTTCGGCCAGACGCAGTTTTCTTCAGCTATCAAACATATTAGTCCAACTTCTTCACGACCTTCTCCGAAGCTCTTCCACTCTATATCGCCAAACATCATTGAGACATCTCCTTTGAAGAACCGCGCCAatgtctcatcgccatccgATATTCGAACCTCGAGTCCTCAACGCCGTCTCCATGACATCCCCGAAACGTCATTACAAGATCTAGATGGGGGACCTATTAGAGCGGCAACGCCTGTGAATGACCAATCTACAGCTGGTGAAATGATTCCAGAATCACCCCCATCCACTGATCCCACACCTCGAGCCAAAGCACCTAGCTCATCGAACGCCACTGAGCCAATGGCACATTACGAGCCAATGAAGAAGTCTCAGGAAAGGAAGAGCATGGAAAACTTCGTAATTGCTCCCTGGGATTTCGATGATGACTCTGACGATGCTATCCGACGGCTGGAGAGACGAAAGAAGATTGAGCGGAAAAAGGCGCAGGCTGCAGAGGAAATGGGTCGCGTTAGCTTCACACCCAAGATTAGGCGCAATTCAGCAGAACAGCCATcgcggaagaagagaagggttTTGCCACTTGAAGAGCATGAAACAAATCCCAAGCCTTCACCCAAAACAGACGGGGGTAAGGGGCAAGAACTGCCACCTCTCGTGATTGACTCCCAAAAAGGGCTGGTGGCTTCCAACGAGACTCTCCCTGTTACATCAACTAAGGCCACTCCAGGAAACAGTGCTCCCGGAAATCCGCAGATCGATCATGATGGAGACATAGTCTTGGTCGATGCGGACAAGGCCGTTGTAGACGATGACATGATACCTGCAACCAGCCCAGCGCCTTCTCTCCCACCTACAGCACCCGTTGAACAACCGCCACCATCTGAGCCTGAGCTACCACAGCTCCGCGTCGAAGACGAGGGCTTGCCACAAGGCCCTAATGAGCATTCAGAGCCTTCATCTTTGCCACCAGCACGGAAGCGGACGACTAGGACTTACGGCCGTGCAGCTCGACAAAAGCGCAGAAACCCATTTCTAAGTTCCTCTTTCTCGGACGGGCTGATGAGTGATTTGGACCCAAAACCCACGCCTATATCATCGCCCCTGCAAAATGTGGCTGCAGTTTCAATgattgaagaagagccagaggaGGAATTACCCCTTTCCCGTACAGCAGAAGATAagagcgagaagaagtcCGCGTCGCGATCCAGGAAATCTGCCCGTGATGTCTATGCGGATCTTCCACCACCGATGACTACTCGCTCGCGTAGGAGCGATCGAGCAGATACAGCCCCAGTGACTCCGTTGGCCAGTCGCTCTGTAGGTCAGATACCGCCGACATCTTCGAGTTTGAGTATCCTTTCAACAACACCCCTGCCTTCTGACAAAACAACACCTGGGACACCAGACTCCCCAGGTTCTGAACGGCCGGACTCAGTCATTCTGCCATCTTCGAGAGGCAGTCGCGATTGCCATAAGGAGGAGGCTGGAAAAGGATCGAAGACTGGGTCACCTCAGCCAGCAAAAAGAGCAGCAAGAGTATCTAAGCGATTTTCATATCTTGATTCAGATTCTACTGATGAGCTACATCTCTCGCCAGCTGCAAGTGTGCTTGAAAGGAGCATGGTACATTCCAAATCTAGCAGATCCTTCAAGCAAAGCTTTGCCCAGACCCACCGAGTTGGACGCCTGTTCGAGGGCATGGTATTTGCCATTTCTTTCTCGGACCAGTTCAAAGCACAAGAACGCAAGAAGTTGGCGACGAAAATCACACAGTCAGGAGGTATCATTCTTGCTGAAGGATTTCAAGACATGTTTGAACATTCATCCATTATGAATGCGACCGATCCTGTGATGGATGAGCAGGACTCATTACAACTTACCAAGCATATTTCTGAGAGCGGGTTCACAGCACTCATCGCAGACAAACACTCACGCAAGGTCAAATACATGCAGGCACTGGCGCTGGGGCTCCCCTGTTTAGCCCCTCAATGGATAACGACATGTTTCAACAAAGGCGCTATTGTCGATTGGGAACCCTATGTTCTCTGTGCAGGTGCATCCACTGTGCTTGGCGAGGCAATCCGGTCAAGAATATTGGCACCGTACTCGGCGACTGAAGCAAAGCTGGCCGAGGTTATACAGCAGCGACCGCGACTCCTTGATGGACAGCGTGTCCTAGTCGTCATTGACTCGAAGAAGTCTCGAAATGAGGCTAAAGAACCCTACATCTTCCTTGCGGCTGTACTAGGGCCATCGATTTCGCGAGTATTTTCAACACAACAAGCAAGGGAATTGTTGTTAGAGCATCAGAAAGCTGGAACTCCGTTCGACTGGTTATATTTGGATAAAGGAACAGGGACTATTGACGCCGTTCTTGCGCCCACGGAAACAACAGGTAATAAGAAACGTCGAAGATCAACCACAAATCAGCCTCGGATCGAAAATATTCGCGTCTTGAGCGACGAGCTTGTCATCCAGAGTTTGATTCTCGGACGTATGgtagaagacgatgaaatGTATACATAA